Proteins encoded together in one Oncorhynchus masou masou isolate Uvic2021 chromosome 3, UVic_Omas_1.1, whole genome shotgun sequence window:
- the vcpip1 gene encoding deubiquitinating protein VCPIP1, translating to MSLLQGSKKKDKRILSGTCPDPKCQARLFFPAYGSISIECTECGQRHEQNNLLNVEEVTDPDVVLHNLLRNALLGVTGAPKKGTELVKVMGLSNYHCKLLSPILTRYGMDKQTGKAKLLREMNQGEMFDCSLLGDRAFLIEQEHVSTVGYGKDRSGSLIYLHDTLEEMKKANGNKECLIPVHVDGDGHCLVHAVSRALVGRELFWHALRENLKQHFKQNLDRYKALFQDFIDAAEWEDIINECDPLFIPPEGVPLGLRNIHIFGLANVLHRPIILLDSLSGMRSSGDYSASFLPGLVPEEQCKGKDGKFNKPICIAWSSSGRNHYIPLVGIKNTLLPKLPPRLLPKAWGVPQELIKKYIKLEQDGSCVIGGDRSLQDKYVMRLVNAMEEIFMEKHGIHPSLVADVHQYVYRRTGVIGVQPEEVTEAARKSVMENRLHRCLICNALSELHVLPEWLAPGGKLYNLAKSTHGKLRPDKNYSFPLNKVVCCYDPERDILIPDYKLSSLNTCNWCHGTSVRHIHGNGSVVYLDGDRTNTRSQGGKCGCGFKHYWEGKEYDNLPEAFPITLEWGGRVVRETVYWFQYEVHVDLNSNVYDVAMKLVTKHFPGEFGSELLVQKVVNTILHHTAKKNPDEYNPVSIDGAHAQRLTDVVETQQAVDTQPPTKIILTGQKSKTIHKEELTVSKAERSLQQSISEQALVTQKRRTDRLKQEQKGQGRPPSPSAAQEHSSSSPATPTKSSSSPTSSKEKKIRVTTSDGRQAMLTLQAQTTFSELQRSIANEFTMPPAQQCIRHGFPPKELFPPKDGAENEPVALQHGDRVTVEILRGPEDRKASAPSASSSYSTLHSLLSVKSDDPVTSSRMNTSRELQDNIDLEMSSLCLLATLMGEDVWSYAKKLPHLFHQGGVFYNIVKKDMGLMDGKHCTLPHLTGKTFVYNAAEERLELCVDAAGHFPVGPDVEDLVKEALVQLRSEAASRSREGSPSHSLLRLGSGGVVRKKEQLQSVNAFQGKGHSLGSAPGGSPPEHKPITRQHSSGVDLSASASKGPDLSDISEEATKELVRMAPGFVTMKDSRHLDPSMIEEQRKKLQEMVSSIQASMDRHLREQSNAGAGIGGPAERTSGAKMSASQSAPGAAVKEASSMDVSTAGAHGTSVEAGNKPDGKDAGSEELEEMDSQDAEHTNALEPMDHS from the exons ATGTCGTTGCTACAGGGCTCCAAGAAAAAGGACAAGCGTATTTTGTCCGGTACCTGCCCAGACCCGAAATGCCAGGCGAGGCTATTCTTCCCTGCTTACGGTTCGATTAGCATTGAATGCACAGAGTGTGGCCAACGCCACGAACAGAATAATCTTTTAAATGTGGAAGAAGTAACTGATCCAGACGTTGTGCTTCACAATTTGTTAAGAAATGCCTTACTGGGTGTCACTGGTGCACCGAAAAAGGGAACAGAGCTGGTGAAAGTGATGGGGCTTTCCAACTACCATTGCAAACTCCTTTCTCCTATTCTCACAAGGTATGGAATGGATAAGCAGACGGGAAAAGCGAAACTGCTGCGGGAAATGAATCAAGGAGAAATGTTCGACTGTTCACTTCTAGGAGACAGGGCGTTTCTAATTGAACAGGAGCATGTATCTACGGTTGGCTATGGCAAGGACAGATCCGGGAGCCTGATATACCTTCACGACACTTTGGAGGAGATGAAGAAAGCAAACGGCAACAAAGAATGCCTCATTCCTGTTCATGTGGATGGAGATGGACATTGTCTTGTTCATGCTGTGTCCAGGGCCCTGGTAGGCAGAGAACTGTTCTGGCATGCCTTGAGAGAGAATTTGAAACAACATTTCAAACAAAACTTGGATCGCTACAAGGCACTCTTTCAGGATTTTATTGATGCAGCCGAATGGGAGGACATCATCAACGAATGTGACCCCCTGTTTATCCCACCGGAGGGTGTGCCACTGGGACTTCGGAACATTCACATATTCGGCTTGGCCAATGTGCTGCACCGCCCCATAATCTTGTTAGATTCACTGAGTGGAATGAGGAGCTCTGGGGATTACTCTGCAAGTTTTCTCCCTGGGCTTGTGCCGGAAGAGCAGTGCAAAGGAAAAGACGGGAAGTTTAACAAGCCTATATGCATCGCCTGGAGTAGCTCAGGGCGTAACCACTACATCCCCCTCGTCGGGATAAAGAACACTCTTCTCCCCAAGCTGCCACCGAGGCTTCTCCCCAAGGCATGGGGAGTGCCACAGGAGCTCATCAAGAAGTATATAAAGCTGGAACAAGATGGGAGCTGTGTCATCGGGGGAGACAGGAGCTTACAAGACAAGTATGTGATGAGACTGGTCAATGCCATGGAGGAGATCTTCATGGAGAAGCATGGAATCCACCCCTCCCTGGTGGCAGACGTGCATCAGTACGTTTACAGACGGACCGGTGTGATCGGCGTCCAACCCGAAGAGGTGACGGAGGCTGCCAGGAAATCAGTCATGGAAAACCGGCTACATCGCTGTCTGATCTGCAATGCACTCTCTGAGCTCCATGTTCTACCTGAGTGGCTGGCTCCAGGTGGTAAGCTTTACAACCTGGCTAAATCCACCCACGGGAAGCTCAGACCTGACAAGAACTACAGCTTCCCGCTGAACAAGGTTGTCTGCTGTTACGACCCTGAGAGGGACATCCTCATTCCTGACTACAAGCTGAGCTCTTTGAACACATGCAACTGGTGCCACGGCACCTCCGTGCGCCACATCCATGGCAACGGCTCTGTGGTGTATCTGGATGGAGACAGAACCAACACCCGTTCCCAGGGGGGCAAATGTGGCTGCGGCTTTAAGCACTACTGGGAGGGAAAGGAATACGACAATCTGCCAGAGGCTTTCCCCATCACTCTGGAGTGGGGTGGGCGGGTCGTGCGGGAGACTGTGTACTGGTTCCAGTATGAGGTTCATGTGGACCTGAACAGCAACGTGTATGATGTCGCCATGAAACTGGTCACCAAGCATTTCCCTGGGGAGTTTGGCAGTGAGCTCCTAGTGCAGAAAGTGGTGAACACCATTTTACATCACACTGCCAAGAAGAACCCAGACGAGTATAACCCAGTCTCCATTGACGGGGCGCATGCTCAGAGACTCACAGACGTGGTGGAAACTCAGCAGGCTGTTGACACACAGCCACCGACTAAGATCATACTAACTGGGCAGAAATCAAAGACCATTCACAAAGAGGAGCTTACAGTGAGTAAGGCAGAGCGGAGCCTTCAGCAGAGCATCAGCGAGCAGGCCCTAGTGACCCAGAAGAGGAGGACGGATCGACTGAAgcaggagcagaagggacagggCAGGCCACCCTCCCCAAGTGCTGCTCAGGaacattcctcctcctccccagccaCACCCACcaaatcctcctcctcccccacttcCAGCAAGGAGAAGAAGATCCGTGTCACCACTAGCGATGGGCGGCAGGCCATGCTCACTCTACAAGCTCAGACCACCTTCTCTGAGCTCCAGAGGAGCATTGCTAATGAGTTCACCATGCCTCCAGCTCAGCAATGTATCCGACATGGATTCCCACCCAAAGAACTTTTCCCTCCCAAGGATGGAGCAGAGAATGAACCGGTGGCTCTCCAACACGGCGACAGGGTGACTGTGGAGATCCTGAGAGGTCCAGAGGACCGCAAGGCATCCGCCCCAAGTGCTTCCAGTTCCTATTCAACCCTGCATTCCCTCCTCTCTGTGAAGAGTGATGATCCAGTGACTTCCAGCAGAATGAATACTAGCAGAGAGCTGCAGGACAACATTGACCTTGAgatgtcctccctctgtctcctagCAACCTTAATGG GAGAAGATGTCTGGTCATATGCCAAAAAACTGCCTCACTTATTCCACCAAGGTGGAGTTTTCTACAACATTGTGAAGAAAGATATGG GCCTGATGGATGGCAAGCACTGCACCCTCCCACACCTGACTGGAAAGACGTTTGTTTACAACGCAGCAGAGGAGCGTCTGGAGCTGTGTGTGGATGCAGCGGGACACTTTCCCGTGGGCCCTGACGTGGAGGACCTCGTCAAGGAGGCCCTGGTGCAGCTCCGCTCTGAAGCTGCCTCCAGGAGTCGCGAGGGAAGCCCCTCTCACAGCCTGCTGAGGCTCGGGAGTGGAGGTGTGGTGCGCAAGAAGGAGCAGCTCCAAAGTGTCAACGCCTTCCAGGGTAAGGGCCACTCCCTGGGCAGCGCCCCAGGCGGCTCTCCCCCTGAACACAAGCCCATCACCAGGCAGCACAGCAGCGGGGTGGACCTGAGCGCCAGCGCCTCCAAGGGACCTGACCTGTCTGACATCTCAGAGGAGGCGACCAAGGAGTTGGTGCGCATGGCTCCCGGTTTTGTCACCATGAAAGACAGCCGACACCTGGACCCTAGTATGATCGAAGAACAGAGGAAAAAACTACAGGAGATGGTCTCATCCATCCAGGCCTCCATGGACAGGCACCTGAGGGAGCAGAGCAATGCAGGGGCAGGCATTGGGGGCCCTGCAGAGAGGACAAGTGGGGCTAAGATGAGTGCTTCCCAATCTGCCCCAGGGGCAGCCGTAAAGGAGGCCTCTTCTATGGACGTATCTACTGCTGGTGCTCATGGCACATCAGTGGAGGCAGGGAACAAGCCTGATGGAAAGGATGCAGGGTCAGAGGAGCTGGAGGAAATGGATAGCCAGGATGCAGAGCATACCAACGCCCTGGAGCCAATGGATCATTCCTGA